A single region of the Schizosaccharomyces osmophilus chromosome 3, complete sequence genome encodes:
- the gma12 gene encoding Golgi alpha-1,2-galactosyltransferase Gma12: MRALPYVTAATVIVFMIIGGAWWNHSLDTRLQSQVEKILDKHSSIFVTPTATQTNLETDTVRTTIDRTISQTATATQTVTAAPSATPVIHQLEQTDPHPDNSKIVILMGSNFHKQDGPLHDYAKSIIKNRREYAERHGFIFEFLDASDYAAKVTGHLYPWVKVPMLKDTMDKYPDAEWIWWLDHDALIMNKDANVVETLLDHDKLNSLLTRGAEYKSGAGIESNGLYTPEQQQAQDVHFIMSQDFNGINAGSLFVRNSEVGRWIVDIWFEPLYLDHIGGYAEQQAISHMIYYHPIVHKHVGLVPLRTINAYDFDDPTWSWQENDICIHFAGCNYFQNCPEKFEKYAKILTDKQGDDWLDLEEKEFIKQRISA, encoded by the coding sequence ATGCGTGCCCTGCCATATGTCACTGCTGCGACCGTGATTGTATTTATGATCATTGGAGGTGCTTGGTGGAACCACAGTCTCGACACTCGCTTGCAATCACAGGTAGAAAAGATACTCGACAAGCATAGTTCGATTTTTGTTACACCCACTGCCACACAAACGAATTTGGAGACCGATACAGTTCGTACCACCATTGATAGGACTATAAGCCAAACTGCTACTGCTACACAAACAGTAACTGCTGCTCCTTCAGCCACCCCCGTTATTCATCAATTGGAACAGACAGATCCCCATCCCGACAACTCGAAAATTGTCATCCTTATGGGTAGCAATTTCCACAAGCAAGATGGCCCTCTTCATGATTATGCGAAATCCATTATAAAAAATCGTCGCGAGTATGCTGAACGCCatggtttcatttttgagTTCTTAGATGCAAGTGATTATGCTGCTAAAGTTACAGGTCACTTGTACCCATGGGTTAAGGTTCCCATGCTCAAGGATACAATGGATAAGTATCCTGATGCCGAATGGATTTGGTGGTTGGATCATGATGCGCTTATTATGAACAAGGATGCAAACGTTGTTGAAACTCTCCTTGACCACGACAAGCTTAATAGCCTTTTGACTCGTGGAGCTGAATACAAGAGTGGTGCCGGTATAGAAAGCAATGGTTTATATACACCAGAACAACAACAAGCACAGGATGTTCATTTTATTATGTCTCAAGACTTTAACGGAATTAACGCAGGAAGTCTTTTCGTCCGTAATAGCGAAGTGGGTCGCTGGATTGTTGACATTTGGTTTGAACCTTTGTACCTGGATCACATTGGGGGTTACGCTGAACAGCAAGCAATTTCACACATGATTTATTATCATCCCATTGTCCACAAGCATGTTGGTCTTGTCCCACTTCGCACAATTAATGCTTATGACTTTGACGATCCAACGTGGTCTTGGCAAGAGAATGATATCTGTATTCATTTTGCTGGATGTAACTACTTCCAAAACTGTCctgaaaaatttgaaaaatatgcCAAGATACTCACTGATAAGCAAGGTGATGATTGGTTAGAtctagaagaaaaagagttcATAAAGCAGAGGATATCTGCTTAA
- the dar2 gene encoding mitochondrial aspartate-tRNA ligase Dar2 — MQFHKIPNVLAPLVGKVISVSGWLVHTNRHISKSIKFNQLRDVQGKYLQLFSQEPLQVPKKWSAENIWESAGNAKPVSSALDDTAYQAVSPESVVNITGKLQYRPERDRRQGNEFELKVENLEVLNMAHFIPFGPNDENTSLPVQLTHRHIQLRNPKYNHNLRTRSHIAHIVRNFFHMNEFVEVETPLLFKSTPEGAREFLVPSRQEPGKFYALPQSPQQYKQILMASGIGSYYQLARCFRDEDLRYDRQPEFTQIDLEMSFINSPGQIMTVIENLFSQLLQKLGKNPITSPFPRLSYADAIEFYGSDKPDVRYDLKLLNLTPFLPNSEVSTEVLVLRDVKKPISNAEARALCEQIGQDVSFVTIRSNSQLSGWTRKVPQLKHLSLDLEKINEKLGLSPELTLFIANRPKYMSSGTTPLGRLRPLLHDLLVTQRQLPPLNDDLLNFTWIVDFPLFSPADTNSESLVSTHHPFTAPHPEDLHNLSSSPLNVRALHYDLVVNGVELGGGSIRIHDPKLQSIILERILKLNQQQLDTFDHLINVLQSGCPPHGGIALGFDRLVALLVKSNGIREVIAFPKTSSGTDLLIGSPSTVTEDQLKEYHIEITNKI, encoded by the coding sequence ATGCAGTTTCATAAAATTCCGAATGTACTTGCACCGCTTGTGGGAAAGGTGATTAGTGTTTCTGGTTGGCTCGTACATACAAACCGACACATTTCAAAGTCCATTAAGTTTAACCAGCTTCGTGATGTGCAAGGCAAATATCTCCAGTTATTTTCTCAGGAGCCCTTGCAAGTTCCCAAGAAATGGTCGGCAGAAAACATATGGGAATCTGCTGGTAACGCAAAACCCGTCTCTTCTGCTTTGGATGATACAGCTTATCAAGCCGTTTCGCCAGAAAGTGTTGTGAACATCACCGGCAAATTGCAATATCGACCTGAACGAGATCGCAGACAAGGAAACGAATTTGAGTTAAAAGTTGAGAACTTGGAAGTTTTAAATATGGCTcatttcattccttttggTCCGAATGATGAGAATACCAGTTTACCTGTTCAACTAACCCATCGTCATATCCAACTTCGAAATCCAAAATATAATCATAATCTCCGGACAAGATCTCATATAGCACATATTGTCcgtaatttttttcacaTGAACGAGTTTGTGGAAGTGGAAACTCCGCTGCTTTTCAAGTCTACACCTGAAGGCGCTCGCGAATTTTTAGTTCCTTCTCGACAAGAACCGGGGAAATTCTATGCGTTGCCCCAAAGCCCTCAGCaatacaaacaaatattGATGGCTAGTGGAATTGGAAGCTATTATCAGTTAGCTCGTTGTTTTCGTGATGAAGACTTACGTTATGATAGGCAGCCAGAGTTTACCCAAATTGATTTAGAAATGAGCTTTATCAATTCCCCTGGGCAGATTATGACtgtaattgaaaatttattttcccAACTTCTACAAAAACTGGGGAAAAATCCTATAACATCTCCCTTTCCTCGATTGTCTTATGCTGATGCTATAGAGTTCTATGGTTCTGACAAACCAGACGTACGTTACGATTTAAAGTTACTAAATTTAAcgccttttcttccaaattctGAAGTTTCTACCGAAGTCTTGGTCTTAAGAGACGTGAAGAAACCAATTAGCAATGCGGAAGCACGCGCTTTATGTGAGCAAATAGGGCAAGACGTGTCCTTCGTGACAATTCGTTCCAATTCTCAATTATCCGGATGGACTAGAAAGGTCCCACAACTAAAACACCTATCCCTTGACctagaaaaaatcaatgaaaagCTTGGTCTGTCTCCAGAGCTGACACTTTTTATAGCGAATCGCCCTAAGTACATGTCATCTGGTACAACTCCTCTGGGTAGGCTTAGACCTCTTTTACATGATCTTTTAGTAACGCAGCGTCAACTTCCACCCTTGAATGATGATCTTCTAAACTTTACGTGGATTGTTgattttcctcttttctcGCCTGCCGACACAAACTCTGAATCTTTGGTATCTACCCATCATCCCTTTACCGCTCCTCATCCTGAAGATTTACATAATCTCTCTTCCAGTCCTTTAAATGTTCGAGCTCTCCATTATGATTTGGTTGTAAATGGAGTAGAGCTGGGAGGCGGAAGTATTCGCATACACGATCCTAAACTTCAATCTATCATTTTAGAACGTATTTTGAAGCTTAATCAACAGCAACTTGACACATTTGATCATCTGATCAATGTTCTACAAAGTGGATGCCCACCACACGGCGGAATAGCACTAGGATTTGACCGGCTCGTTGCTCTTCTTGTAAAGTCCAATGGCATACGAGAAGTTATcgcatttccaaaaacatcTTCAGGGACTGATCTACTGATAGGAAGCCCCTCTACGGTAACTGAAGATCAACTAAAAGAATATCATATTGAAATAACTAACAAAATCTAA